A region of Vitis riparia cultivar Riparia Gloire de Montpellier isolate 1030 chromosome 1, EGFV_Vit.rip_1.0, whole genome shotgun sequence DNA encodes the following proteins:
- the LOC117924681 gene encoding uncharacterized protein At4g28440-like: protein MAESKSGLRKPVFTKIEQLRPGTGGHTLTVKVVSSKMVLQKGRPDGPQVRQMRIAECLVGDETGMIIFTARNDQVDLMKEGSTVVLRNAKIDMFKGSMRLAVDKWGRVEVTEPASFSVKEDNNLSLVEYELVNVVEE from the exons ATGGCTGAATCAAAATCTGGATTGAGGAAACCTGTGTTCACCAAGATTGAACAGCTTCGCCCGGGTACTGGTGGGCATACTCTCACGGTAAAAGTTGTTAGTTCTAAGATGGTACTGCAAAAGGGTCGTCCAGATGGTCCTCAGGTGCGTCAAATGCGGATTGCAGAATGCTTGGTAGGAGATGAGACCGGAATGATTATTTTTACAGCGAGGAATGATCAAG tgGACTTGATGAAAGAGGGTAGCACTGTGGTCCTCCGCAATGCAAAAATCGACATGTTCAAGGGCTCAATGAGGCTTGCTGTGGACAAGTGGGGTCGTGTGGAAGTCACTGAACCTGCCAGTTTCTCTGTGAAGGAAGATAACAATCTTTCCCTAGTTGAATATGAACTTGTGAATGTTGTTGAGGAGTGA
- the LOC117921183 gene encoding polygalacturonase 1 beta-like protein 3: protein MSHLFLIFLHSALAFNVALGGGSEVAGESRDRANPFTPKAALVRYWNKQIGSDLQKSTFLLSRASPLSAVESATFTKLAAQNALSNYLPAFCKSANLFCFPDLGQSLEKHGPNSNFAVYSNKNFTNYGIGGHGGTDSFKNYTDDFPVDSFRRYSRDSAGHNDNFDNYGPEGNTMDLSFNGYGSGATRGVGEFKKYSEESNVPNVRFNSYSSDGNTRKQSFRSYSTESNAGDQYFTSYGKNSQGSPNEFTSYGENTNVIGSTFTGYGRTANAANDKFTSYGFDGNVPVNNFKSYGDGGNSGIDTFKSYRNQSNVGDDSFRSYAKNSHSAEVNFANYGQSFNEGTDTFTGYGKGATGHKIGFKFYGVNNTFTDYAKKGISFSRYTNKSSETMISTAVNGSSVNRWIEPGKFFRESMLKKGTVMPMPDIRDKMPKRSFLPRSISSKLPFSTSKLEEMKKIFRAADNSSMEHMFTEALDDCERAPSKGETKRCVPSIEDMIDFATTVLGRNVVVRTTQSVEGSKQNVMIGSVKGINGGQVTKSVSCHQSLFPYLLYYCHSVPKVRVYEADLLDPKTKANINQGVAICHLDTSDWSAGHGAFVALGSGPGRIEVCHWIFENDMTWTIVD from the exons ATGAGTCATCTGTTTCTGATTTTTTTGCACTCAGCTTTAGCTTTCAAT GTTGCTTTGGGAGGAGGCAGTGAGGTTGCAGGCGAATCGCGGGATAGAGCAAACCCATTCACACCCAAAGCGGCTTTGGTTCGATATTGGAATAAGCAGATCGGCAGTGACTTGCAAAAGTCCACCTTCCTTCTCTCCAGGGCATCCCCATTGAGTGCAGTTGAGTCTGCAACTTTTACTAAACTTGCCGCTCAGAATGCCCTTTCCAACTACCTGCCGGCGTTCTGTAAGTCGGCGAATTTATTCTGCTTTCCTGATTTGGGGCAGAGTTTGGAGAAGCATGGACCCAATTCCAACTTCGCCGTCTACTCCAACAAGAACTTCACCAATTACGGAATTGGTGGACACGGAGGAACCGACTCTTTCAAGAACTACACCGACGACTTTCCGGTCGACTCATTCAGGAGGTACAGCCGTGATTCTGCCGGCCACAACGACAATTTCGATAATTATGGTCCCGAGGGCAATACAATGGATCTGAGTTTCAACGGTTATGGATCCGGAGCGACCCGCGGTGTCGGAGAGTTCAAGAAGTACAGCGAAGAATCCAATGTTCCCAACGTCCGATTCAACTCCTACAGTTCCGATGGCAATACCCGTAAACAATCGTTCAGGAGTTACTCGACAGAGAGCAATGCTGGGGATCAGTACTTCACCAGCTACGGCAAAAACAGCCAGGGATCTCCGAACGAGTTCACGAGTTATGGAGAGAACACCAACGTAATCGGATCCACATTCACCGGCTATGGTCGAACTGCCAACGCGGCCAACGATAAGTTCACCTCTTACGGCTTCGACGGTAACGTACCAGTGAACAACTTCAAGAGCTACGGTGATGGCGGTAATTCAGGGATCGACACCTTTAAAAGTTACAGAAATCAATCCAACGTAGGAGACGACTCTTTCCGATCCTACGCCAAGAATTCCCACTCCGCGGAGGTGAATTTCGCTAATTATGGACAATCATTCAACGAAGGCACGGACACTTTCACTGGGTATGGCAAAGGGGCGACGGGCCACAAAATTGGGTTCAAGTTCTACGGCGTCAACAACACATTCACAGACTACGCTAAAAAGGGCATCTCCTTTTCAAGATACACTAACAAAAGCTCTGAAACCATGATTTCCACGGCTGTTAATGGCAGTTCCGTAAATAGGTGGATCGAGCCGGGTAAATTCTTCCGCGAGTCGATGCTGAAGAAGGGGACTGTGATGCCAATGCCTGACATTAGGGATAAAATGCCCAAAAGGTCGTTTTTGCCCCGCAGTATTTCCTCCAAATTACCGTTTTCAACCTCCAAACTTGAGGAGATGAAGAAAATATTCCGTGCCGCGGATAACTCAAGCATGGAGCACATGTTCACAGAGGCATTGGATGATTGCGAGAGAGCACCCAGCAAAGGCGAGACCAAGCGCTGCGTCCCCTCCATCGAGGACATGATCGACTTCGCCACCACCGTCCTCGGCCGCAACGTTGTGGTTCGCACCACCCAATCCGTCGAAGGGTCAAAACAAAACGTAATGATCGGGTCGGTCAAAGGGATCAACGGTGGACAAGTCACCAAATCGGTGTCCTGCCACCAGAGCCTGTTTCCTTATCTACTCTATTACTGCCACTCCGTTCCCAAGGTTCGGGTCTATGAAGCGGACC